Proteins found in one Fibrobacter succinogenes genomic segment:
- a CDS encoding radical SAM protein: MRVLLSLTEKCNLRCTYCYYNESQNERCADMSDEVREASLRYILDKTIEFKHDYLSITFFGGEPLLKFDAIQKSVSFLKNLVQSRFSELPKGFALVFAINTNGTLLNDEILEYFKKEKFTIYVSIDGPASRHNLSRRTVNNKGSFDALAPFIPELVKQDAFVISVTNRNNIKGLTDSVKWLKAQGFKNVQNAVDFDGRWTSEDMDALAAEYTKLAELWYNLKKEKSDFYIQTIQDHILLHALDLKVKHCSCDILKGSIGIATNGNVFPCSRFISSKPNAPYLLGNVLDKEDHIYDSPAAQEVYRFLETEKKECIGCAIQRRCAAHECGCTSFYTTGSLFGVSPEVCTHERILSAICDEFAVKLQNEGKAEDIL, encoded by the coding sequence ACCGAAAAATGCAATCTTAGATGTACCTATTGTTATTATAACGAAAGTCAGAACGAACGATGCGCCGATATGAGCGATGAGGTCAGAGAAGCAAGCCTCCGCTACATTTTAGATAAGACAATTGAGTTCAAACACGATTATTTGTCCATCACATTTTTCGGAGGAGAACCTCTCCTAAAGTTTGACGCCATACAAAAAAGTGTTTCCTTTCTCAAAAATCTCGTGCAAAGCCGTTTTTCCGAACTCCCCAAAGGTTTCGCATTGGTTTTCGCCATCAATACAAACGGCACCTTATTAAATGACGAAATTCTCGAATATTTCAAAAAAGAAAAATTCACAATATATGTATCAATCGATGGTCCTGCATCACGGCACAATCTTTCAAGACGAACCGTAAACAACAAGGGGAGTTTCGATGCCTTAGCACCATTCATTCCAGAATTGGTCAAACAAGACGCTTTCGTGATTTCAGTCACCAACAGAAACAACATTAAGGGATTAACCGATTCCGTCAAGTGGCTTAAAGCGCAAGGTTTTAAAAACGTTCAAAATGCAGTTGACTTCGACGGGCGCTGGACTTCAGAAGACATGGATGCACTCGCAGCCGAGTACACCAAACTTGCAGAACTTTGGTACAATCTCAAAAAAGAGAAAAGTGATTTTTACATACAAACAATACAGGACCATATTCTGCTCCACGCTCTCGACCTAAAGGTAAAACATTGTTCTTGCGACATTCTCAAAGGATCCATCGGCATCGCAACGAATGGAAACGTATTCCCATGCAGCCGATTCATTTCCAGCAAGCCCAATGCCCCCTACTTACTTGGTAACGTTCTAGATAAAGAAGACCACATATACGATAGCCCTGCAGCTCAAGAAGTTTACAGGTTCCTCGAAACTGAAAAAAAGGAATGCATTGGATGCGCCATCCAACGTCGCTGCGCCGCACATGAATGCGGTTGCACCTCATTTTACACAACGGGAAGCCTATTCGGGGTTTCACCAGAAGTATGCACACACGAGCGCATCCTCAGTGCAATTTGCGATGAATTTGCCGTCAAACTTCAAAACGAAGGTAAGGCGGAAGACATCCTATAA